The following proteins come from a genomic window of Acidimicrobiales bacterium:
- a CDS encoding enoyl-CoA hydratase/isomerase family protein, whose amino-acid sequence MTDRIRLEVDGAIATITNDQPDKHNAFDDAMDVRLFEILTELRGRPEVRAVIWRGEGTSFSSGRDVASIGTLKVDLSHHELMRRGHRGIQQLWELDAPVLVACKGWVMGGSFQRALLCDIRVAAEGTRFRLPEMTHGVIPDTGGVAVLHQICGPGVVSDLVLTGRVMHADEALAHGVVSRVVPGAELDATVREMAGQIAAAPAVSVKMAREVIRHLSVPAVRASMADEVIYQTFINRSDDFAELRAARAGERPPRYTGS is encoded by the coding sequence ATGACCGACCGCATCCGCTTGGAGGTCGACGGCGCGATCGCCACGATCACCAACGACCAACCCGACAAGCACAACGCGTTCGACGACGCGATGGACGTCCGGCTGTTCGAGATCCTCACCGAGCTCCGCGGCCGCCCCGAGGTCCGGGCCGTGATCTGGCGCGGCGAAGGCACGTCGTTCTCGTCGGGACGAGACGTCGCCTCGATCGGCACGCTCAAGGTCGACTTGTCGCACCACGAGCTGATGCGACGAGGCCACCGCGGCATCCAACAGCTCTGGGAGCTCGATGCGCCGGTGCTGGTGGCCTGCAAGGGATGGGTGATGGGCGGGTCGTTCCAGCGGGCGTTGCTGTGTGACATCCGAGTAGCCGCCGAGGGCACCCGCTTCCGGCTGCCGGAGATGACCCACGGCGTGATCCCCGACACCGGTGGGGTGGCGGTGCTGCACCAGATCTGCGGGCCGGGTGTGGTGTCCGACCTGGTGTTGACCGGCCGGGTCATGCACGCCGACGAAGCGCTGGCCCACGGCGTGGTCAGCCGGGTGGTGCCCGGGGCCGAGCTCGACGCCACGGTGCGGGAGATGGCCGGCCAGATCGCTGCCGCGCCCGCGGTGAGCGTGAAGATGGCCCGCGAGGTGATCCGGCACCTGTCCGTCCCCGCGGTGCGAGCGTCGATGGCCGATGAGGTGATCTACCAGACCTTCATCAACCGCAGCGACGACTTCGCCGAGCTCCGCGCCGCCCGCGCCGGCGAGCGCCCACCCCGCTACACGGGGAGCTGA
- a CDS encoding A/G-specific adenine glycosylase: MSELMLQQTQVVRVIPKYHAFLARFPTVGSCAAAAAGDVVQLWAGLGYNRRALNLHRCAGVVVAEHGGALPRSIGELMALPGIGPYTARAVAAFAFAADVGVVDTNAARVLARWAGRPLRKAEAQAQADQAVPPGQGWAWNQAVLDLGATVCTIRSPSCGECPVASTCAWAVAGRPDPDPAVGTAGSSRPQSRFDGSDRQGRGRLVDALRAGPVRAEPEVLAEVMGWPGDPDRATRVARTLLDDGLAVEVGSATAVWLELPSVSSPPEPTLL; the protein is encoded by the coding sequence GTGTCCGAGCTCATGCTCCAGCAGACCCAGGTGGTGCGGGTGATCCCCAAGTACCACGCCTTTCTCGCACGCTTTCCCACGGTCGGGTCCTGCGCGGCCGCGGCCGCCGGCGACGTGGTGCAGCTGTGGGCCGGTTTGGGCTACAACCGCCGGGCGCTCAACCTCCACCGCTGCGCCGGCGTGGTCGTCGCCGAACACGGTGGTGCGCTGCCGCGTTCGATCGGCGAGCTGATGGCCCTACCCGGCATCGGTCCGTACACGGCACGGGCGGTCGCCGCGTTCGCGTTCGCAGCCGACGTCGGGGTTGTCGACACCAACGCGGCGCGGGTGCTGGCCCGCTGGGCCGGCCGGCCGCTCCGCAAGGCCGAGGCGCAAGCGCAGGCCGACCAGGCGGTGCCGCCGGGCCAGGGCTGGGCGTGGAACCAGGCCGTCCTCGACCTGGGGGCAACGGTGTGCACCATTCGCTCGCCGTCGTGTGGCGAGTGCCCGGTGGCATCGACGTGTGCATGGGCGGTAGCTGGTCGTCCCGACCCGGACCCGGCGGTGGGCACGGCCGGGTCGTCGCGCCCCCAGTCGCGCTTCGACGGATCCGACCGCCAGGGGCGGGGTCGCCTCGTCGACGCGTTGCGCGCGGGGCCGGTGCGCGCCGAGCCCGAGGTGCTCGCCGAGGTCATGGGTTGGCCCGGCGACCCGGACCGGGCCACCCGGGTGGCGCGCACGCTGCTCGACGACGGCCTCGCGGTCGAGGTCGGGTCCGCCACCGCGGTCTGGCTCGAGCTCCCCTCCGTCTCATCGCCGCCCGAACCCACCCTGCTGTGA
- a CDS encoding TerC family protein, translating to MDVPVYAWIAVVAAICAFLAVDLFVLHRDAHEVSVREAALTSAAWVTLGLSFTAVVWWVWGGNRAGEYVAGYLIEKSLSVDNIFVIALLLAYFAVPPKYHHRVLFWGVVGALVLRAAFIFAGAAFLDAAHWAIYVFGALLVVSGLKMVRHGDDEVHPERNPVLRVTRRVIPMTDRHHDAKFFVKQAGKWVATPLFAVLLAVETTDVVFAADSIPAIFAVTDEPFLVFTSNAFAICGLRALYFLLAGVMDRFVYLKTGLAAILVFVGAKMLLADVYHVPIWASLLVIAAILTVAVVASLRSTAAAPAGATGDQEVAHL from the coding sequence ATGGACGTACCCGTCTACGCCTGGATCGCCGTCGTCGCGGCCATCTGCGCGTTCCTCGCCGTCGACCTGTTCGTGTTGCACCGCGACGCGCACGAGGTGTCGGTGCGCGAAGCCGCTCTCACCAGCGCCGCGTGGGTGACGCTCGGGCTCTCGTTCACCGCCGTGGTGTGGTGGGTGTGGGGCGGCAACCGCGCCGGCGAGTACGTGGCCGGCTACCTCATCGAAAAGAGCCTCAGCGTCGACAACATCTTCGTGATCGCGCTGCTCCTCGCGTACTTCGCGGTGCCGCCCAAATACCACCACCGGGTGCTGTTCTGGGGCGTGGTCGGCGCGCTGGTGCTGCGGGCTGCGTTCATCTTCGCCGGCGCGGCGTTCCTCGACGCCGCCCACTGGGCGATCTACGTGTTCGGTGCACTGCTGGTGGTCTCGGGCCTCAAGATGGTGCGCCACGGCGACGACGAGGTGCATCCCGAGCGCAACCCCGTGCTGCGCGTCACGCGGCGCGTGATCCCGATGACGGACCGCCACCACGACGCCAAGTTCTTCGTGAAGCAGGCGGGCAAGTGGGTCGCCACGCCGCTGTTCGCCGTGCTGCTCGCCGTGGAGACCACCGACGTCGTGTTCGCAGCCGACTCGATCCCGGCGATCTTCGCCGTCACCGACGAGCCGTTCCTGGTGTTCACGTCGAACGCGTTCGCCATCTGTGGACTGCGCGCGTTGTACTTCCTGCTCGCCGGCGTGATGGACCGCTTCGTGTACCTGAAGACGGGGCTGGCGGCGATCTTGGTGTTCGTGGGAGCGAAGATGTTGCTGGCCGACGTGTACCACGTGCCGATCTGGGCATCGCTGCTGGTGATCGCCGCGATCTTGACGGTGGCGGTCGTGGCGTCGCTGCGGTCGACCGCAGCGGCGCCCGCCGGCGCAACTGGTGACCAGGAGGTCGCACACTTGTGA
- a CDS encoding MurT ligase domain-containing protein, whose amino-acid sequence MSARSDSLPTAAAAPAGPPTGRRGMWAHVLAAAARSTNRLARLRGGSGSVIGGHVATQLSRHPLRHLARDRWVVVVSGTNGKTTTTHLLAAAMATAGPIVTNREGSNLKTGVAVALANDLRPDLAVLEVDEATLARIYDDLAPNVVCLLNLSRDQLDRYGEVRIIAGRWRTTLFESGDTVVVANADDPLVVWAAERAGHVRWVSVGQRWVNDAGVCPACGGRIHRDETDRPAWRCDGCSLARPEPAVVLDGSDLVDLESGERHPIRLALPGRFNLANATMAATAAHVAGVAYAAALAAMADTAAVAGRYRTLEIHGRSVRLLMAKNPAGWQESLDIIQPAPVPVIVAINARVADGHDPSWLWDVPFEKLAGRQVVATGERAYDLAVRLAYAGVEHTVFEGTPLAAAATLERRDVDLVGNYTVFSDILAAHPDVRS is encoded by the coding sequence ATGTCCGCCCGCTCCGACTCCCTTCCCACAGCTGCCGCCGCGCCTGCCGGCCCGCCCACGGGCCGTCGCGGGATGTGGGCCCACGTCCTCGCTGCCGCGGCGCGGAGCACCAACCGGCTGGCACGCTTGCGGGGTGGTTCCGGCTCGGTGATCGGCGGTCACGTCGCCACGCAGCTCAGCCGCCACCCGCTGCGCCACCTGGCCCGCGACCGATGGGTCGTCGTCGTGTCCGGCACGAACGGCAAGACCACGACCACCCACCTGCTGGCCGCCGCGATGGCGACGGCCGGGCCGATCGTCACGAACCGGGAAGGGTCGAACTTGAAGACCGGCGTGGCGGTGGCGCTGGCGAACGACCTGCGTCCCGACTTGGCGGTCCTCGAGGTCGACGAAGCCACACTCGCCCGGATCTACGACGACCTCGCCCCCAATGTCGTGTGCCTGTTGAACCTGAGCCGCGACCAGCTCGACCGTTACGGCGAAGTGCGCATCATCGCGGGCCGGTGGCGCACCACGTTGTTCGAGTCCGGCGACACGGTCGTGGTGGCCAACGCGGATGACCCCTTGGTGGTGTGGGCGGCGGAGCGCGCCGGCCACGTCCGTTGGGTGTCGGTGGGTCAGCGGTGGGTCAACGACGCCGGCGTGTGCCCCGCATGCGGCGGCCGCATCCACCGCGACGAGACCGACCGGCCCGCCTGGCGGTGCGACGGGTGCAGCTTGGCGCGACCAGAGCCCGCCGTCGTGCTCGACGGAAGCGACCTGGTCGACCTCGAGTCGGGTGAGCGCCACCCGATCCGCCTGGCGTTGCCGGGTCGCTTCAACCTGGCCAACGCGACGATGGCGGCCACCGCGGCGCACGTGGCAGGCGTCGCGTACGCGGCGGCGCTGGCGGCCATGGCCGACACTGCGGCGGTGGCCGGCCGGTACCGCACCTTGGAGATCCACGGCCGTTCTGTCCGGCTGCTGATGGCGAAGAACCCGGCGGGCTGGCAGGAGTCGCTCGACATCATCCAGCCCGCGCCGGTGCCGGTGATCGTCGCGATCAACGCCCGGGTCGCCGACGGGCACGACCCCTCCTGGCTGTGGGACGTGCCGTTCGAGAAGCTGGCCGGCCGTCAGGTCGTCGCCACGGGAGAGCGGGCGTACGACTTGGCCGTCCGCCTGGCGTACGCCGGCGTGGAGCACACGGTCTTCGAGGGCACCCCGCTGGCGGCCGCCGCCACCCTCGAGCGCCGCGACGTCGACCTGGTCGGCAACTACACCGTGTTCAGCGACATCCTCGCTGCCCACCCGGATGTCCGGTCATGA
- a CDS encoding MaoC family dehydratase, which yields MYERPFGRYYEDFVIGDIYRHWPGKTITEAEDHMFCMMTMNHHPLHTNEWFAEHESPTGRNVVVGNLVYSLVLGMSVPDVSGAAVFNLEVESLLHRKPTFHGDTIYAETRVLDKRETSKGDRGIVTVETKGINQRSEEVCYFRRKVMVWKAASAPQRQRPYDGTDIWAEGEA from the coding sequence GTGTACGAGCGCCCTTTTGGCCGGTACTACGAGGACTTCGTCATCGGCGACATCTACCGGCACTGGCCCGGCAAGACGATCACCGAGGCCGAAGACCACATGTTCTGCATGATGACCATGAACCACCACCCGTTGCACACCAACGAGTGGTTCGCCGAGCACGAGTCGCCCACTGGGCGCAACGTGGTGGTCGGCAACCTCGTGTACTCGCTGGTGCTGGGCATGAGCGTCCCCGACGTGAGCGGCGCTGCCGTGTTCAATCTCGAGGTGGAGTCGCTCCTGCACCGCAAGCCCACCTTCCACGGCGACACGATCTACGCCGAGACCCGCGTGCTCGACAAGCGCGAGACGTCCAAAGGCGACCGCGGCATCGTCACGGTCGAGACCAAAGGCATCAACCAGCGCAGCGAAGAGGTCTGCTACTTCCGCCGCAAAGTCATGGTGTGGAAGGCCGCCAGCGCCCCGCAGCGCCAGCGCCCCTACGACGGCACCGACATCTGGGCCGAAGGCGAGGCCTGA
- a CDS encoding PaaI family thioesterase has protein sequence MSTNTEVADGDLPPTGGVSARTGPVAPNAERFAPLPPARKALWESMLERMDGPFFPTTLGFVVEEVRTDYARLRLPYRAEFNQPAGFVHGGAIASLIDTAVVPAISSAGDQRLDMLTLHMGINYLSAVEAQDVIAEAWVERRGRKTQFCRVEVRTADGELAAVGELVYQVRPRPQP, from the coding sequence ATGTCGACCAACACCGAAGTCGCCGACGGCGACCTTCCCCCGACCGGCGGCGTCTCGGCGAGGACTGGTCCCGTCGCCCCGAACGCCGAACGGTTCGCACCGCTACCGCCCGCGCGCAAAGCCCTGTGGGAGTCGATGTTGGAGCGCATGGACGGGCCGTTCTTCCCGACGACGCTCGGTTTCGTCGTCGAGGAAGTGCGCACGGACTACGCGCGGCTGCGCCTGCCGTACCGCGCCGAGTTCAACCAGCCCGCGGGTTTCGTGCACGGTGGGGCCATCGCCAGTCTGATCGACACCGCCGTGGTGCCGGCCATCTCGTCCGCGGGCGACCAGCGCCTCGACATGCTCACCCTCCACATGGGCATCAACTACCTCAGCGCCGTGGAAGCGCAGGACGTCATCGCCGAGGCCTGGGTCGAGCGCCGGGGTCGCAAGACGCAGTTCTGCCGGGTCGAGGTCCGCACCGCCGACGGGGAGTTGGCCGCGGTCGGCGAGCTCGTGTACCAGGTCCGCCCTCGCCCCCAGCCCTGA
- a CDS encoding SDR family oxidoreductase, with protein MAGTDTPPGIPAPPPPGETALRPGTFDTSVVLVTGGGTGLGKAIAAEFARLGASIVVASRGHEHLDAAGVAMAELGAPFAAVVCDIRDPDSVAAAFDAATEAFALPDVLVNNAAANFPSPAEDLSPNAWRTVVDITLNGTFYCAREFGRRHLAAGTPGSIINVGASYAWTGGPGFAHSAAAKAGVKNLTETLAVEWGPYGIQVNALVPGLFPHEDMTADITGNLDRTSDKDVCQPALRVGQRQELGWAATFLASPYARFISGHTLVVDGANWQRRLLTNPPVATVRDQMGRGPFDPDARR; from the coding sequence ATGGCCGGCACCGACACCCCGCCCGGGATCCCCGCACCTCCGCCGCCGGGCGAGACCGCGCTCCGGCCCGGCACGTTCGACACCTCGGTGGTGTTGGTGACAGGCGGCGGCACCGGCCTCGGCAAGGCCATCGCCGCGGAGTTCGCCCGCCTCGGCGCGTCGATCGTGGTCGCCAGCCGGGGCCACGAGCACCTCGACGCCGCCGGAGTCGCCATGGCCGAGCTCGGCGCGCCGTTCGCGGCGGTGGTCTGCGACATCCGCGACCCCGACTCGGTGGCGGCAGCGTTCGACGCCGCGACCGAGGCGTTCGCGCTGCCCGACGTGCTGGTCAACAACGCGGCGGCCAACTTCCCGTCGCCCGCCGAGGACCTGTCCCCCAACGCGTGGCGGACCGTCGTCGACATCACGCTCAACGGCACCTTCTACTGCGCCCGCGAGTTCGGTCGCCGCCACCTAGCGGCCGGTACGCCCGGCTCGATCATCAACGTCGGCGCCTCGTACGCCTGGACCGGCGGGCCGGGCTTCGCGCACTCCGCGGCCGCCAAGGCCGGCGTGAAGAACCTCACCGAGACGCTGGCGGTGGAGTGGGGCCCGTACGGCATCCAAGTCAACGCGCTGGTGCCGGGTCTGTTCCCGCACGAGGACATGACCGCGGACATCACCGGCAACCTCGACCGCACCAGCGACAAGGACGTCTGCCAGCCGGCCCTGCGCGTCGGCCAACGCCAGGAGCTGGGATGGGCCGCCACGTTCCTGGCCTCACCATACGCCCGGTTCATCTCCGGCCACACGCTGGTGGTCGACGGGGCGAACTGGCAGCGGCGCCTGCTCACCAACCCTCCCGTGGCCACCGTCCGCGACCAGATGGGGCGCGGCCCGTTCGATCCCGACGCGCGTCGCTGA
- a CDS encoding acyl-CoA dehydrogenase family protein, whose amino-acid sequence MTAPDLELAASVVDLASGVVSAGVGKLAAGGSIDDQQVLAYDLAHAAAAIETARGLLGYGANGDLEARITVAYVADAVRDLAAKLFGREAEWGVEPGALDGARGFVTTYAAPEFLAAIDDPGPRHLDGDFTMVQDTFRRFAESVLKPRAEEIHRKNLDIPEEIISGLAEMGAFGLSVPEEYGGWGTGGESEYIGMVVATEELSRGSLGAGGSLITRPEILTRALLAGGTEGQKKAWLPKLASGEVLNAVAVTEPDFGSDVAGVKVTATAVDGGWVINGVKTWCTFAARADVLMVLARSNPDRSLGHKGLSMFIVPKPRGEGHGFEFTQQAGADGGAPGGGKIEGRAIDTLGYRGMHSYEISFDNWFVEAANQIGLEGGQGKGFYYQMAGFENGRLQTAARAIGVMQAAYEAARDYAHERVVFGQPIDEYQLTQAKLGRMIVLIQAARQFSYVVARQMSQGQGTLEASMVKAYVCKAAEWVTREALQIHGGMGYAEEFPVSRYFVDARVLSIFEGADETLCLKVIARRLVATAG is encoded by the coding sequence ATGACCGCCCCGGATCTCGAACTCGCCGCGTCCGTCGTCGACCTCGCCTCGGGTGTGGTGTCGGCCGGGGTCGGCAAGCTGGCGGCCGGCGGGTCGATCGATGACCAGCAGGTGCTCGCGTACGACCTGGCCCACGCCGCCGCCGCCATCGAGACCGCCCGAGGTCTGCTCGGCTACGGCGCCAACGGCGACCTGGAGGCACGCATCACCGTGGCCTACGTGGCCGACGCGGTCCGCGACCTCGCCGCCAAGCTGTTCGGCCGTGAAGCAGAGTGGGGTGTGGAGCCCGGCGCGCTCGACGGCGCCCGCGGGTTCGTCACCACGTACGCCGCGCCGGAGTTCCTCGCCGCGATCGACGACCCCGGCCCCCGCCATCTCGACGGCGACTTCACCATGGTGCAGGACACGTTCCGGCGCTTCGCCGAGAGCGTGCTGAAGCCACGTGCCGAGGAAATCCACCGCAAGAACCTCGACATCCCCGAGGAGATCATCTCGGGCCTCGCAGAGATGGGCGCGTTCGGCTTGTCGGTCCCCGAGGAGTACGGCGGGTGGGGCACCGGGGGCGAGTCCGAGTACATCGGCATGGTCGTGGCCACCGAGGAGCTGTCACGGGGATCGCTCGGCGCGGGCGGCTCGCTCATCACCCGACCCGAGATCCTGACCCGCGCCCTGCTCGCGGGCGGCACCGAGGGCCAGAAGAAGGCCTGGCTGCCGAAGCTCGCGTCGGGCGAGGTCCTCAACGCCGTGGCCGTCACCGAGCCCGACTTCGGGTCCGACGTCGCCGGCGTGAAGGTCACCGCCACCGCGGTCGACGGAGGCTGGGTCATCAACGGCGTCAAGACGTGGTGCACGTTCGCGGCCCGGGCCGACGTGCTGATGGTGCTGGCCCGCAGCAACCCCGACCGGTCGCTCGGCCACAAGGGCCTGTCGATGTTCATCGTGCCCAAGCCCCGCGGCGAAGGCCACGGCTTCGAGTTCACCCAACAGGCCGGTGCCGACGGTGGCGCGCCGGGCGGCGGCAAGATCGAGGGTCGCGCCATCGACACGCTCGGCTACCGCGGCATGCACAGCTACGAGATCTCGTTCGACAACTGGTTCGTCGAGGCCGCCAACCAGATCGGGCTCGAAGGCGGGCAGGGCAAGGGCTTCTACTACCAGATGGCGGGTTTCGAGAACGGCAGACTCCAGACCGCGGCGCGCGCCATCGGCGTGATGCAAGCCGCGTACGAGGCCGCCCGCGACTACGCCCACGAGCGGGTCGTGTTCGGCCAGCCGATCGACGAGTACCAGCTCACCCAAGCCAAGCTCGGCCGAATGATCGTGCTGATCCAGGCGGCGCGGCAGTTCTCCTACGTCGTGGCTCGGCAGATGTCGCAGGGCCAGGGCACACTCGAGGCGTCGATGGTCAAGGCCTACGTGTGCAAGGCCGCCGAGTGGGTCACGCGCGAAGCGCTGCAGATCCACGGCGGCATGGGTTACGCCGAGGAGTTCCCGGTGAGCCGCTACTTCGTCGACGCACGCGTCCTGTCGATCTTCGAAGGCGCCGATGAAACGCTGTGCCTGAAAGTGATCGCGCGTCGGCTCGTCGCCACCGCCGGGTGA
- a CDS encoding bifunctional DedA family/phosphatase PAP2 family protein, translated as MKPAWFIGAAAVLGGLWWRRRKLEPTLLVGGLVVAIAMVVYGTGAVHFPDLDKTLEHVGTTLGPWTYLLVGVMAFAETGAFIGLLAPGETVILIGGVVAGQGEINLAGLIAIVWTCAVAGDLTSFWLGHRHGRDFLVRHGARFHITEARVEQVEGFFVRRGGQSILIGRFVGLVRAIAPFLAGSSGMPVRQFLAYDVIGAGAWGAAFAVLGFVFWQSLDKVLAWAKTGSLILAVVIVVAVGIVTALKWLRDADNRDRVDHAWQRVRAHPLVKPVVRTLEPLARWSRRPAAFLLERITPGNLGLELTALATLVTAGGFVFIGYLTTVHDGTFTPGDRRAAQWAVDVTAGWLTDAAKAITALGTSWVIVPLVIVSVALLARRRQIAEAAAIAVGCAVTFGLAQWTKAGIHRHRPPGALVATEGWSFPSGHASSGVLWLAVGVALWRLLSGTKSRSVAIIVGAVITVAIGLSRVYLRAHWWSDVAAGWGLGVAVYALCGAAALVAEHHRRAVTRSTARSPT; from the coding sequence GTGAAGCCGGCCTGGTTCATCGGGGCCGCCGCCGTGCTCGGCGGGCTGTGGTGGCGGCGCCGCAAGCTGGAGCCCACCCTCCTGGTCGGCGGGCTCGTCGTCGCGATCGCGATGGTCGTGTACGGCACTGGCGCCGTGCACTTCCCCGACCTCGACAAGACGCTCGAGCACGTGGGCACCACCCTCGGACCGTGGACGTACCTGCTGGTGGGCGTGATGGCGTTCGCCGAGACCGGCGCGTTCATCGGGTTGCTCGCGCCGGGCGAGACCGTGATCCTCATCGGCGGTGTGGTCGCCGGGCAGGGCGAGATCAACCTCGCCGGCCTCATCGCCATCGTCTGGACATGCGCCGTCGCCGGCGACCTCACCTCGTTCTGGCTCGGCCACCGGCACGGCCGCGACTTCCTCGTTCGCCACGGCGCCCGCTTCCACATCACCGAAGCCCGGGTCGAGCAGGTCGAAGGGTTCTTCGTGCGGCGCGGCGGCCAGTCCATCCTCATCGGACGGTTCGTCGGCCTGGTGCGGGCCATCGCACCGTTCCTCGCGGGATCGTCGGGCATGCCGGTGCGGCAGTTCCTCGCGTATGACGTGATCGGTGCCGGTGCGTGGGGCGCGGCGTTCGCAGTGCTGGGGTTCGTGTTCTGGCAGTCGCTCGACAAAGTGCTCGCGTGGGCCAAGACGGGCAGCTTGATCCTTGCCGTCGTGATCGTGGTGGCGGTCGGGATCGTGACCGCCCTGAAATGGCTGCGCGACGCCGACAACCGCGACCGTGTCGACCACGCCTGGCAGCGCGTCCGTGCCCACCCGCTCGTGAAGCCGGTGGTGCGGACGCTCGAGCCCCTCGCCCGCTGGAGCCGCCGACCCGCCGCGTTCCTGCTCGAGCGGATCACACCCGGCAACCTGGGCCTCGAGCTCACTGCGCTCGCCACTCTGGTCACCGCCGGCGGGTTCGTGTTCATCGGCTACCTCACCACGGTCCACGACGGCACGTTCACCCCGGGGGACCGGCGGGCCGCCCAGTGGGCGGTCGACGTCACCGCGGGCTGGCTCACCGACGCCGCCAAGGCGATCACCGCCCTCGGCACCAGTTGGGTGATCGTGCCACTGGTGATCGTGTCGGTGGCGCTGCTCGCCCGACGTCGCCAAATCGCCGAGGCCGCAGCCATCGCGGTGGGGTGCGCGGTCACGTTCGGCCTCGCGCAGTGGACCAAGGCAGGCATTCACCGGCACCGCCCCCCGGGCGCGCTGGTGGCCACCGAGGGCTGGTCGTTCCCATCGGGCCACGCCAGCAGCGGCGTGCTGTGGCTCGCGGTGGGTGTGGCGCTGTGGCGGCTGCTGTCCGGCACGAAGTCGCGGTCCGTCGCGATCATCGTCGGCGCGGTGATCACCGTCGCGATCGGCCTGTCGCGGGTCTACCTCCGCGCACACTGGTGGTCCGACGTGGCCGCGGGTTGGGGCCTGGGCGTCGCCGTCTACGCCCTGTGCGGCGCCGCGGCCCTGGTGGCCGAGCACCACCGCCGGGCCGTCACGCGCTCCACCGCCCGGTCCCCCACCTGA
- a CDS encoding class I SAM-dependent methyltransferase has protein sequence MPPEAPEPGIPEVAATGFDRAAAEYERSRPGYPAEVIDLLAAELPVHPRSRILDLAAGTGKLTRGLVRTGARVMALEPLEGMRRQLEVVCPDVELVGGTAESIDVGDESLDAVTVAQAFHWFDLEQALAEIARVLRPDGGLAVLWNVRDETESWVADMSRVIRWDERQIADYKTTDWPSALRASGRFERVTRHQHRWEQSMTKERLADRVRSISYVAASPEADQQQVVDEVLALVADLPDTFPLPYVTDIYCCHRIE, from the coding sequence GTGCCGCCCGAGGCGCCTGAGCCGGGCATCCCCGAGGTCGCAGCCACCGGCTTCGACCGGGCCGCTGCGGAATACGAGCGCTCGCGGCCGGGCTACCCGGCCGAGGTGATCGACCTGCTGGCGGCTGAGCTGCCGGTCCACCCGCGCTCGAGGATCCTCGACCTGGCGGCCGGCACCGGCAAGCTCACCCGGGGCCTGGTCCGCACCGGCGCGCGGGTGATGGCGCTGGAGCCGTTGGAGGGGATGCGCCGCCAGCTCGAAGTCGTCTGCCCCGACGTCGAGCTGGTCGGCGGTACGGCAGAGTCGATCGACGTGGGCGACGAGTCGCTCGATGCCGTCACCGTGGCCCAGGCGTTCCACTGGTTCGACTTGGAGCAGGCGCTGGCTGAGATCGCACGGGTCCTGCGGCCCGACGGCGGGCTGGCGGTGTTGTGGAACGTACGGGACGAAACCGAGTCGTGGGTTGCCGACATGAGCCGCGTGATCCGTTGGGACGAGCGTCAGATCGCGGACTACAAGACCACCGACTGGCCGTCGGCGTTGCGTGCATCGGGGCGTTTCGAGCGGGTGACCCGCCACCAGCACCGCTGGGAGCAATCGATGACCAAGGAGCGACTGGCCGATCGGGTGCGGTCGATCAGCTACGTCGCCGCGTCGCCCGAAGCCGACCAGCAACAGGTGGTTGACGAGGTGCTCGCGCTGGTGGCCGATCTCCCTGACACGTTCCCGCTTCCGTACGTCACCGACATCTACTGCTGCCACCGCATCGAATGA
- a CDS encoding dienelactone hydrolase family protein: MGEIVQFPSNGSTGRGYLATPEAGAGPGVVVIQEYWGLVPHIEELCDRFAAEGFTALAPDLYHGTTTTEPDEAGKLMMALNLDQAGKDMGGAVDYLLGSDKVRGSQVGVVGFCMGGGLAMVLGTQRGDQIGACVAFYGVIAWPEAQPDWAAMTAPVLGHIAGHDDYFSPATAAELEAKLKDLGKSVEFHVYPDSEHAFFNDTRPEVYDAEASELAWERTLDFLRGHLG, encoded by the coding sequence ATGGGTGAGATCGTTCAGTTCCCGAGCAACGGATCCACCGGGCGGGGGTACCTCGCCACGCCCGAAGCCGGCGCCGGGCCCGGTGTCGTCGTGATCCAGGAGTACTGGGGCCTGGTCCCGCACATCGAGGAGCTGTGCGATCGCTTCGCCGCGGAGGGCTTCACGGCGCTGGCCCCGGACCTGTACCACGGCACCACCACCACCGAGCCCGACGAGGCCGGCAAGCTGATGATGGCACTCAACCTCGACCAGGCCGGCAAGGACATGGGCGGGGCCGTCGACTACCTGCTGGGTTCCGACAAGGTCCGTGGTTCGCAGGTCGGCGTCGTCGGGTTCTGCATGGGCGGCGGGTTGGCGATGGTGCTCGGCACCCAGCGCGGCGACCAGATCGGGGCGTGCGTGGCGTTCTACGGCGTGATCGCCTGGCCGGAGGCGCAGCCCGACTGGGCGGCGATGACCGCCCCGGTGTTGGGCCACATCGCCGGTCACGACGACTACTTCTCGCCTGCCACGGCTGCGGAGCTCGAAGCGAAGTTGAAGGACCTCGGCAAGTCGGTCGAGTTCCACGTCTACCCCGACTCGGAGCACGCGTTCTTCAACGACACGCGGCCCGAGGTCTACGACGCCGAGGCCTCGGAGCTGGCGTGGGAGCGGACGCTCGACTTCCTCCGCGGCCATCTCGGTTGA